In the genome of Thermosphaera aggregans DSM 11486, one region contains:
- a CDS encoding type II toxin-antitoxin system VapC family toxin, which translates to MKTIYLDTSAIVKRYIQEEGSDVVASAYSNAWRGEAKISFSLWNIGEVLGVLDRYYRRGWLTEEDFKLARGEFIGETLRMLKLRILRIVPVKPSIVVESWRLVEKYHVYQADAIQVASSREVSAEEFYTGDKTLCAIAELEGLKQVCLG; encoded by the coding sequence TTGAAGACGATATACCTAGATACTAGTGCAATTGTAAAGCGCTATATTCAAGAAGAAGGTAGCGATGTCGTGGCGTCCGCATACTCGAATGCGTGGCGGGGTGAAGCCAAAATATCCTTCTCACTGTGGAATATTGGCGAGGTCCTGGGCGTGCTGGACAGGTACTACAGGCGGGGCTGGCTAACCGAGGAAGATTTCAAGCTCGCCCGGGGAGAGTTTATAGGGGAAACACTGAGAATGTTAAAGCTTAGAATACTCAGAATAGTGCCTGTTAAACCATCAATAGTTGTCGAATCGTGGAGGCTGGTGGAGAAATACCATGTCTACCAAGCAGACGCGATACAGGTAGCTTCTTCGAGAGAAGTTAGCGCAGAGGAGTTTTACACGGGTGATAAAACGCTGTGCGCTATCGCGGAATTAGAGGGGTTAAAACAAGTATGCCTGGGATAA
- a CDS encoding DUF1122 family protein, with protein MDCLNVFNSLEGFETRIVVRKGRFPEEVNYEVYVGRGEAWVRLLAVKMFNGRPPFYRRWVELFHILPEVSFKGLKYVFLNSPQERELVKCLSSQLSGGEKIFIEYIYDGETYKALEAGIPTPLTRLGYMLLENGFTWFKNWYFAEGFMEGSPKIQGEKPLDENHRMRLLQEICGEVEDFLKTVGNSVQSKTRDYYTRAVERALKIRRDCAGQ; from the coding sequence TTGGACTGCTTAAACGTTTTCAACAGTCTCGAGGGTTTTGAGACAAGAATAGTTGTGAGAAAGGGGAGGTTCCCCGAGGAGGTAAACTACGAAGTGTATGTTGGGCGTGGCGAAGCGTGGGTTAGACTATTGGCGGTGAAAATGTTCAACGGGAGACCCCCGTTCTACAGGAGGTGGGTTGAACTATTCCACATCCTCCCCGAGGTATCTTTTAAGGGTTTGAAATACGTCTTCCTCAACTCGCCTCAGGAGAGGGAGCTGGTTAAGTGCTTGTCGAGCCAGCTGTCCGGGGGCGAGAAAATATTTATCGAGTACATTTATGATGGTGAAACATACAAGGCTCTCGAAGCAGGCATACCCACACCTCTAACCCGCCTAGGCTACATGCTTCTCGAGAACGGGTTCACATGGTTTAAAAACTGGTACTTCGCTGAAGGCTTCATGGAGGGTAGCCCGAAGATACAGGGGGAGAAGCCCTTGGACGAGAATCATAGGATGAGGCTACTACAAGAGATATGCGGAGAGGTGGAGGATTTTCTGAAGACAGTGGGGAATTCTGTTCAATCAAAGACTCGAGACTATTACACACGAGCGGTTGAGAGAGCGTTGAAGATTAGGAGGGATTGCGCCGGGCAATAG
- a CDS encoding UbiA family prenyltransferase — protein MGYYDTRFLTSLEKLLNSMYALSILYSLRLKGTGLLGNITVALCVSASFAYGSLTATGWFNLTVLKIAWISFFINLGRGVIQGIQDMEGDRSRRVRSVAIAYGPETAAKLGSIFIILGQPPQTSPSFSP, from the coding sequence ATGGGATACTATGATACAAGATTCCTCACTAGTCTCGAAAAGCTTCTCAACTCAATGTATGCATTATCCATCCTCTACAGCTTAAGGCTAAAGGGAACCGGGCTACTGGGCAATATAACTGTCGCACTATGCGTGTCGGCTTCATTCGCATATGGATCACTTACAGCTACTGGATGGTTCAACCTCACGGTTTTGAAAATAGCTTGGATCAGCTTCTTCATCAACCTAGGGAGGGGAGTAATCCAGGGCATCCAGGATATGGAGGGTGATAGGAGTAGGCGGGTTAGAAGTGTTGCAATAGCCTATGGTCCTGAAACAGCCGCAAAGCTTGGCTCCATATTCATCATACTAGGTCAACCTCCTCAAACAAGTCCTTCTTTCTCGCCTTAG
- a CDS encoding pyridoxal-phosphate dependent enzyme — MAEWYCPRCGFKAELWSRYYFECPVCKSPLEITHPLLFEPRGKGLARYSSMLPFTPERGRGEGGTPLVREVLNSVEVWFKLDYLNPSGSFKDRGSALSLYYAYKMGFKSVVEDTSGNTGVSVSLYSRLYGLKPFICMPRTAPEGKKKLVKRLGGVVVETADRAEASLKVLEHAGESFYVSHTKSPLFLEGFTTIAYEIYEDAGVPDALIIPVGSGSLLLGVFKGFQNLASLGLISKTPVIYAVQGYSVQPVYKAFKGCEEEGEASTLADGVAVPNPPRLQEIVSAVRASKGDVVLVGNSEIEKAYTELWERGFTVEPTSAIVHAAFLKLLDKLKGKRVASILTGSGLKMI; from the coding sequence TTGGCTGAATGGTATTGCCCTCGTTGCGGTTTTAAAGCAGAATTGTGGAGCAGGTATTACTTCGAATGCCCCGTGTGCAAGTCACCTCTGGAGATTACCCACCCGTTGCTGTTCGAGCCCAGGGGGAAGGGGTTAGCGCGCTACTCGTCCATGCTTCCATTCACTCCTGAGCGGGGCAGGGGGGAAGGAGGAACCCCTCTGGTCAGGGAGGTTTTAAACAGTGTTGAAGTATGGTTTAAACTGGATTACTTGAACCCTAGTGGTAGCTTCAAGGACAGGGGTTCAGCTCTCTCGCTCTACTACGCGTACAAGATGGGTTTTAAATCCGTCGTGGAAGATACCAGCGGCAACACGGGTGTCTCAGTATCTCTCTACTCCAGGCTCTACGGGCTTAAACCTTTTATTTGCATGCCTAGGACGGCTCCTGAGGGGAAGAAGAAGCTTGTGAAAAGGCTTGGTGGAGTGGTGGTGGAGACCGCGGACAGGGCTGAGGCATCGCTGAAGGTTCTCGAGCACGCTGGCGAATCATTCTATGTCTCCCACACAAAGAGCCCGTTATTCCTTGAGGGCTTCACGACGATAGCGTATGAAATCTATGAGGATGCTGGGGTCCCGGATGCGTTGATAATCCCCGTTGGCTCCGGCTCCCTCCTCCTAGGTGTTTTCAAGGGTTTCCAAAACCTTGCAAGCCTAGGGCTGATCTCTAAAACACCGGTCATCTACGCTGTGCAAGGGTATAGCGTGCAACCTGTTTACAAGGCTTTCAAAGGATGTGAGGAGGAAGGGGAGGCTTCTACTCTCGCAGACGGCGTCGCCGTGCCCAACCCTCCCAGGCTCCAGGAAATAGTTTCAGCAGTAAGGGCGAGCAAGGGGGATGTAGTGCTCGTTGGAAATAGCGAGATCGAGAAGGCTTACACAGAGCTCTGGGAGAGAGGCTTCACCGTTGAACCAACCTCTGCAATAGTACACGCAGCCTTCCTGAAACTGTTAGATAAGTTGAAGGGTAAAAGAGTGGCGTCAATCCTGACAGGATCCGGGCTGAAAATGATCTAA
- a CDS encoding 2-oxoacid:ferredoxin oxidoreductase subunit beta: MEPRKGYKSNVWPDWCPGCGNFGILTALYKALEELNLDPSETVIVSGIGCSGKTPHFVNVNGVHTLHGRAIPFATGIKLSNPGLKVIVHGGDGDLLGIGAGHFVALGRRNIDLTVILHDNGVYGLTKGQASPTLPLKVKTKSLAKPNIQQPVNPVLLALSSGYTFVARGYAFDGMHLKNLIKMAVQHRGASFIDVLQPCVTFNDVYTADFYRKAVYKLDGDPGWDPVVKTPEEASIKLLRAIEKSLEWGDRIPIGVFYVNPHVSAFEDRLGERLKGYPSINPSNMVIEMDGKPVFTQALFEKVFRDFIVKVSSRREG; this comes from the coding sequence CCGACTGGTGCCCTGGTTGCGGAAACTTCGGAATACTCACGGCACTGTATAAAGCGCTTGAAGAGTTAAACCTTGATCCTTCTGAAACAGTAATAGTCTCCGGAATCGGGTGTTCAGGGAAGACCCCCCACTTCGTCAACGTTAACGGCGTGCACACTCTCCACGGCAGGGCAATACCGTTCGCCACAGGGATAAAGCTGTCCAATCCAGGATTGAAGGTGATAGTTCACGGTGGCGACGGGGACCTGCTGGGTATTGGGGCGGGACACTTCGTAGCCCTGGGTAGGAGGAATATTGATTTAACAGTGATACTTCACGATAACGGAGTATACGGGTTGACTAAGGGACAGGCCTCTCCAACCCTTCCATTAAAAGTGAAGACGAAGTCTCTGGCGAAGCCGAATATTCAGCAACCTGTAAACCCGGTGCTACTCGCTCTCTCCTCCGGCTACACGTTCGTTGCAAGAGGTTACGCTTTCGACGGGATGCATTTGAAGAACTTGATCAAGATGGCTGTTCAACACCGTGGTGCATCCTTCATAGACGTTCTACAGCCATGTGTAACTTTCAACGATGTTTATACCGCGGACTTCTACAGGAAAGCTGTCTACAAGCTTGACGGCGACCCAGGATGGGATCCTGTTGTGAAAACCCCTGAGGAGGCTAGCATTAAACTCCTCCGGGCTATTGAGAAGAGTCTTGAATGGGGTGATAGAATACCTATAGGGGTCTTCTACGTGAATCCTCACGTATCTGCTTTCGAGGACAGGCTGGGCGAGAGGTTGAAGGGCTATCCCTCCATCAATCCTTCAAACATGGTGATAGAGATGGATGGTAAGCCAGTGTTCACTCAAGCATTGTTTGAGAAAGTGTTCAGGGATTTCATCGTGAAGGTTTCAAGTAGACGCGAAGGTTAA